From a single Calothrix sp. NIES-2098 genomic region:
- a CDS encoding methylmalonate-semialdehyde dehydrogenase, which yields MSTIPTLPNYINGQWCASTSATDYLDVINPATAEILAQVPVSPASEVNKAVAAAVAAFATWRRTPATERVQYLFKLKNLLEEHYEDLAQTITIECGKTWAESKGEMRRAIENVEVACGIPMMMQGTNLEDIATGIDEMMIRQPLGVAAVICPFNFPGMIPFWFLPYAIATGNTYIVKPSEKVPLTMQRIFHLLHKTGLPKGVINLVNGAKETVDAILDHPQIRAISFVGSTPVAKYIYSRGAANGKRMQCQGGAKNPLIVLPDADMEMTTRIAADSAFGCAGQRCLAASIAVTVADARYSFTEAIAETAKNRVVGNGLDQSVEMGPVIDSRSQNRIEGLIQQGVEEGANLLVDGRKPKISGYEQGYFIRPTILENVNPAGEIARTEIFGPVLSLVHLDTIDDAIALVNSGQYGNMACLFTSSGAAARKFRYEAEAGNIGINIGVAAPMAFFPFSGWKESFFGDLHGQSNHAVEFFTQTKVVIERWPSNWSRQF from the coding sequence ATGAGTACAATCCCAACCTTACCCAACTACATCAACGGTCAGTGGTGTGCATCTACTAGCGCTACAGACTACTTAGATGTCATCAATCCTGCAACCGCAGAAATACTGGCGCAAGTACCTGTATCGCCTGCATCTGAGGTGAATAAAGCAGTTGCAGCAGCAGTGGCTGCTTTTGCAACATGGCGACGTACCCCAGCAACGGAAAGAGTGCAGTATTTATTTAAACTGAAAAATTTGTTGGAAGAACATTATGAGGATTTGGCGCAGACTATTACTATAGAATGCGGTAAGACTTGGGCTGAGTCTAAGGGTGAGATGCGTCGGGCGATTGAAAATGTAGAAGTCGCCTGTGGAATTCCGATGATGATGCAAGGGACGAATCTGGAAGATATTGCCACAGGTATTGATGAAATGATGATTCGCCAACCCTTAGGAGTGGCAGCGGTAATTTGTCCTTTTAACTTTCCGGGAATGATTCCATTTTGGTTTTTACCTTATGCGATCGCAACTGGCAATACTTATATTGTCAAGCCTTCAGAAAAGGTGCCGCTGACAATGCAAAGAATCTTCCACTTGCTACACAAAACTGGTTTACCTAAAGGGGTAATAAATTTGGTGAATGGTGCGAAGGAAACTGTCGATGCAATTTTAGATCATCCCCAAATTCGAGCAATTAGTTTTGTTGGTTCCACACCAGTAGCTAAATATATATATAGTCGAGGTGCAGCTAATGGTAAACGAATGCAATGCCAAGGTGGTGCGAAAAATCCCTTGATTGTTTTACCAGATGCAGACATGGAAATGACCACACGCATTGCGGCTGATAGCGCTTTTGGTTGTGCGGGACAGCGTTGTTTAGCTGCATCTATTGCCGTCACGGTTGCAGATGCACGTTACTCTTTTACAGAAGCCATAGCCGAAACTGCAAAAAACCGCGTGGTAGGTAATGGTTTAGACCAAAGTGTGGAAATGGGGCCTGTAATTGATAGTCGCAGTCAAAACCGGATTGAGGGATTAATTCAGCAAGGTGTAGAAGAAGGGGCAAATCTGTTAGTTGATGGGCGAAAACCAAAGATTTCTGGTTACGAACAAGGTTATTTTATTCGTCCCACAATTCTAGAGAACGTCAATCCAGCAGGTGAAATCGCCCGTACCGAGATTTTTGGCCCGGTACTGAGCTTAGTACATTTAGATACTATTGATGATGCGATCGCCTTAGTTAATAGCGGTCAATATGGCAATATGGCTTGTCTATTTACTAGCAGTGGCGCAGCAGCACGTAAATTCCGCTACGAAGCCGAAGCAGGTAATATTGGAATTAACATTGGCGTTGCTGCACCGATGGCATTTTTCCCCTTTAGTGGTTGGAAAGAAAGCTTTTTTGGCGATTTGCACGGACAAAGCAATCACGCTGTTGAATTTTTTACCCAAACTAAAGTAGTAATCGAACGCTGGCCTAGTAATTGGTCGCGTCAATTTTAA